A genomic region of Carassius carassius chromosome 13, fCarCar2.1, whole genome shotgun sequence contains the following coding sequences:
- the LOC132156049 gene encoding rhombotin-2-like, which translates to MASTIERKTLETNEEPVDEVLQMPPSLLTCGGCQQSIGDRFFLKAIEQYWHEDCLSCDLCGCRLGEVGRRLYYKLGRKLCRRDYLRLFGQDGLCASCEKRIRAFEMTMRVRDKVYHLECFKCAACQKHFCVGDRYLLINSDIVCEQDIFEWTKMNGSMV; encoded by the exons ATGGCATCTACAATTGAACGGAAAACACTGGAAACGAACGA GGAACCCGTGGACGAGGTGCTTCAGATGCCGCCGTCGCTGCTGACCTGTGGCGGATGTCAGCAGAGCATCGGGGACCGCTTCTTCCTCAAGGCCATAGAGCAGTACTGGCACGAGGACTGCCTGAGCTGTGACCTCTGCGGCTGCCGCTTAGGCGAGGTGGGCCGCAGGCTTTACTACAAACTTGGCAGGAAGCTGTGCAGGAGAGACTACCTCAG ACTGTTTGGTCAGGATGGGCTCTGCGCTTCCTGTGAAAAGAGAATCCGGGCCTTTGAAATGACCATGCGTGTCCGTGACAAAGTCTATCACCTCGAATGCTTCAAATGCGCTGCCTGTCAGAAACACTTCTGCGTTGGCGATCGCTACTTGCTCATCAATTCGGACATTGTGTGTGAGCAGGACATTTTTGAGTGGACCAAAATGAATGGCAGCATGGTATAG